From the genome of Methylocystis bryophila, one region includes:
- a CDS encoding succinate dehydrogenase assembly factor 2, producing MTGKDGVSADVPAYFDEAAAARRRIRVRAWRRGMREMDILLGGFADARVDALDASALAQFEALLEAPDDEAFRWFCAGVAPAPHDTPLFAEILAFHREREH from the coding sequence ATGACCGGCAAAGACGGCGTTTCGGCCGACGTTCCTGCATATTTCGACGAAGCCGCCGCCGCGCGCCGGAGAATTCGGGTGCGCGCTTGGCGGCGCGGCATGCGCGAGATGGACATTCTGCTCGGGGGCTTCGCCGATGCCCGAGTCGACGCGCTTGACGCGTCGGCGCTCGCTCAGTTCGAGGCGCTTCTGGAAGCCCCAGACGACGAGGCGTTCCGCTGGTTTTGCGCCGGAGTCGCGCCCGCGCCCCATGACACGCCGCTCTTCGCCGAAATCCTCGCCTTTCACAGGGAGCGGGAGCATTGA
- the mfd gene encoding transcription-repair coupling factor, producing MSALAENLKSADAGLLRAALSGFAAGKKLLFARAPEGFDAFVAGDLARALAASAEGQAAVFVHVARDAQRSAQFREALRFCVPFCEILDLPGWDCQPYDRVSPSAVVASRRMVALARLARAKSSAARPRVVATTIDCLLQRAPPLARVAADTLSAAPGNVVRLDELTGWLETNGFTRATTVQEVGEYAQRGGLIDLYAPTLPGPIRLDFFGDTLESIRSFNPETQRTTGQLRSLDLVPMSELRIVTETMRRFRQSYTARFGGETRGDSLYEAISEGRRHPGAEHWLPLFYERLDTIFDYVGDAPLLFDARCAEAARARLAQIADYHEARKSAFELEGARCNYKPLEPEALYLSQEEWSARLDGRAQARFSAQEAQAGERDALDFGARVGRDFGPERAQTEVNVFEVAAAHVRSLAASGRNVVIAAWSDGSRERLGHVLAEHGLIEPPFVSDWPQAQSLGPGAVSLSVLGVEHGFETADLAIIGEQDILGDRLVRRRRKAKRAEALLSEAAALSAGDLVVHVDYGIGRFIKIETITAAGSPHDCLEIHYAEGAKLHLPVENIELVSRYGTEDAEAQLDRLGGAAWQNRKARLKKRIREMAKGLIAIAAQRMLRAAEKLTPPEGLYDEFCARFPYDETEDQAAAIDATLSDLAAGRPMDRLVCGDVGFGKTEVALRAAFCAAIEGKQVAVVAPTTLLARQHYANFTQRFAGFPIRVGRLSRMVGAAEARESRQALAAGSIDIVVGTHAVLGKTVSFRELGLVIIDEEQHFGVGHKERLKELRAEVHVLTLSATPIPRTLQLAMTGVRELSLIATPPIDRLAVRSFVSPFDPLIVREALLRERFRGGQAFFVCPRIEDLEEAAAFLRENAPEAKFVVAHGQMPPSELEEKMSAFYDGKYDILLSTSIVESGLDIPNANTLIVWRADMFGLAQLYQLRGRVGRGKTRAYALFTTPANRTITPQAQKRLDVLQSLDTLGAGFQLASHDLDLRGAGNLLGDEQSGHIKEVGYELYQQMLADQIALLKAGVEEPLEEVWSPTISVGAPVTIPEDYVPDLTLRLQLYRRLSTLETDADIESFAAEMVDRFGKAPPEVELLFRIVAIKALCRRAHIEKIDAGPKGVTLSFKDNLFADPAGLVRFIGEQGSRAKVRPDQKIVFTGDFQSLKDRLAGVRHILRALVAIAEKKRK from the coding sequence TTGAGCGCGCTGGCCGAAAATCTCAAATCCGCGGATGCGGGGCTTTTGCGTGCGGCGCTCTCGGGTTTCGCCGCCGGCAAGAAGCTGCTCTTTGCTCGCGCGCCGGAAGGCTTCGACGCCTTCGTCGCGGGCGACCTCGCGCGCGCGCTTGCGGCGAGCGCGGAGGGTCAGGCTGCGGTCTTCGTTCATGTCGCGCGCGATGCGCAGCGTTCGGCGCAGTTTCGCGAGGCGCTGCGCTTCTGCGTGCCCTTCTGCGAAATTCTCGATCTTCCGGGCTGGGACTGTCAGCCCTATGACCGAGTCTCGCCCTCGGCCGTGGTCGCGTCGCGGCGCATGGTGGCGCTCGCGCGCCTTGCCCGCGCGAAATCCTCGGCGGCGCGGCCCCGTGTCGTCGCGACGACGATTGATTGCCTGCTTCAGCGCGCGCCGCCGCTTGCACGCGTCGCCGCCGATACGCTTTCGGCCGCGCCCGGCAACGTCGTCCGACTCGACGAGCTGACCGGCTGGCTCGAGACCAACGGCTTCACGCGCGCGACGACCGTGCAGGAGGTTGGAGAATATGCGCAGCGCGGCGGGCTGATCGATCTCTACGCGCCGACCTTGCCTGGGCCTATTCGCCTCGACTTTTTCGGCGACACGCTGGAGTCGATCCGCAGCTTCAATCCCGAGACCCAACGCACGACGGGCCAGTTGCGCTCGCTCGATCTTGTGCCGATGAGCGAGCTGCGCATTGTCACTGAGACTATGCGACGCTTCCGCCAGTCCTATACGGCGCGCTTTGGCGGCGAGACGCGCGGCGACTCGCTCTATGAGGCGATCAGCGAGGGACGCCGCCATCCCGGCGCCGAGCATTGGCTTCCGCTCTTCTATGAGCGTCTCGACACGATCTTCGATTATGTCGGCGATGCGCCGCTGCTGTTCGACGCGCGCTGCGCGGAGGCGGCGAGAGCACGTCTCGCGCAAATCGCCGATTATCACGAGGCCAGAAAGAGCGCTTTTGAGCTCGAGGGCGCGCGCTGCAATTACAAGCCGCTCGAGCCCGAGGCGCTCTATCTCTCGCAAGAAGAATGGTCCGCCCGCCTCGACGGCCGCGCGCAGGCGCGTTTCTCCGCGCAGGAGGCGCAGGCTGGCGAGCGGGACGCGCTCGATTTCGGCGCGCGCGTGGGACGCGATTTCGGGCCCGAGCGGGCGCAGACCGAAGTCAATGTGTTCGAGGTTGCGGCGGCGCATGTGCGGTCCCTAGCGGCTTCCGGCCGCAATGTCGTCATCGCCGCCTGGTCCGACGGCTCGCGCGAAAGGCTTGGCCATGTGCTTGCCGAGCATGGCCTCATCGAGCCGCCTTTCGTTTCTGACTGGCCCCAGGCGCAGAGCTTAGGGCCGGGCGCGGTGTCGCTCTCGGTGCTTGGCGTCGAGCACGGCTTCGAGACGGCCGATCTAGCGATCATCGGCGAGCAGGACATTCTCGGCGATCGTCTCGTGCGCCGCCGCCGCAAGGCGAAGCGCGCCGAGGCCCTGCTGAGCGAGGCCGCGGCGCTTTCCGCTGGCGATCTCGTCGTGCATGTCGATTACGGCATCGGGCGTTTCATCAAGATCGAGACGATCACCGCGGCGGGCTCGCCGCATGATTGTCTCGAGATCCATTATGCGGAAGGGGCCAAGCTCCACCTCCCGGTCGAGAACATCGAGCTCGTCTCGCGCTACGGCACGGAGGACGCGGAAGCTCAGCTCGATCGCCTCGGCGGCGCTGCTTGGCAGAACCGCAAGGCGCGCCTGAAAAAGCGCATTCGCGAGATGGCCAAGGGCCTCATCGCGATTGCCGCGCAACGCATGCTGCGCGCCGCCGAGAAGCTGACGCCGCCCGAAGGGCTCTACGACGAATTTTGCGCGCGTTTTCCCTATGACGAGACCGAGGATCAGGCGGCGGCGATCGACGCGACGCTCAGTGATCTCGCGGCGGGGCGGCCGATGGATCGGCTGGTGTGCGGCGACGTCGGCTTCGGCAAGACCGAGGTCGCGTTGCGAGCCGCCTTTTGCGCGGCGATCGAGGGCAAGCAGGTGGCGGTGGTCGCGCCGACGACGCTGCTCGCGCGCCAGCACTACGCCAATTTCACGCAGCGGTTCGCGGGCTTTCCCATTCGTGTCGGCCGCCTTTCGCGCATGGTCGGCGCGGCGGAGGCGCGCGAGAGCAGGCAGGCGCTCGCCGCCGGAAGCATCGATATTGTCGTCGGCACGCATGCGGTGCTCGGAAAGACCGTGAGCTTCAGGGAGCTCGGCCTCGTCATCATCGATGAGGAGCAGCATTTCGGCGTCGGCCACAAGGAGCGCTTGAAAGAGCTGCGCGCCGAGGTGCATGTGCTGACGCTCTCGGCGACGCCCATTCCGCGCACCTTGCAGCTCGCGATGACCGGCGTGCGCGAATTGTCGCTGATCGCGACGCCGCCAATCGACCGGCTGGCGGTGAGAAGCTTCGTCTCGCCCTTCGACCCGCTCATCGTTCGTGAAGCCTTGCTGAGAGAGCGCTTCCGCGGCGGCCAGGCCTTTTTCGTGTGCCCGCGCATCGAGGACCTCGAAGAGGCTGCAGCCTTTCTGCGCGAGAATGCGCCGGAGGCGAAATTCGTCGTCGCGCACGGCCAGATGCCGCCGAGCGAGCTCGAAGAGAAGATGTCCGCCTTCTACGACGGCAAATACGACATCCTGCTTTCGACGAGCATCGTCGAATCCGGTCTCGACATTCCCAACGCAAACACTTTGATCGTCTGGCGCGCCGACATGTTCGGCTTGGCCCAGCTTTATCAGCTGCGCGGCCGCGTGGGCCGCGGCAAGACGCGAGCCTATGCGCTGTTCACGACGCCGGCGAACCGCACGATCACGCCGCAGGCGCAAAAGCGTCTCGACGTGCTGCAGTCGCTCGACACCCTCGGCGCCGGCTTCCAGCTCGCAAGCCATGACCTCGATCTGCGCGGCGCCGGCAATCTCCTCGGCGACGAGCAATCCGGCCACATCAAGGAGGTCGGCTACGAGCTTTATCAGCAGATGCTCGCCGACCAGATTGCGCTTCTGAAGGCGGGCGTCGAGGAACCGCTGGAGGAGGTCTGGTCGCCGACGATCTCCGTGGGCGCGCCGGTGACGATCCCAGAGGATTATGTCCCCGATCTGACCTTGCGCCTGCAGCTCTATCGGCGTCTCTCGACGCTCGAGACCGACGCCGACATCGAAAGCTTCGCAGCCGAAATGGTTGATCGCTTCGGCAAGGCGCCGCCGGAGGTCGAGCTGCTATTCAGGATCGTCGCGATCAAGGCGCTCTGCCGCCGCGCCCATATCGAAAAAATCGACGCCGGGCCCAAGGGCGTCACGCTCTCGTTCAAGGACAATCTCTTCGCGGATCCGGCGGGGCTCGTGCGATTCATCGGCGAGCAGGGGTCGCGCGCCAAGGTGCGGCCGGATCAGAAGATCGTGTTCACTGGCGACTTCCAGTCCTTGAAGGACCGGCTCGCCGGGGTCAGGCACATTCTGCGCGCGCTCGTCGCGATCGCCGAGAAGAAAAGAAAATAG
- a CDS encoding tryptophanase yields the protein MPALLRSAAEPVSKSARRSRKLRTIIEPFRIKMTEALPLTTREARAARLAFAHNNVFLLAAEDVTIDLLTDSGTGAMSDRQWAALMLGDESYAGSRSWRNFERVVRDITGFKHIFPTHQGRAAERILAATRLKAKEIVPNNSHFDTTRANIEYVGAQAVDLLTREGRDLYSEQRFKGDIDLFALERLIETEGAQKIPFCMITVTNNSGGGQPVSMQNIRDAKQLLKKHGVPLILDACRFAENAYFIKRHEAGWSDKSLIEIARAMFSFADGATMSAKKDGLANIGGFFGCHDDQWAEDFRNLLILTEGFPTYGGLAGRDLEAIAVGLMEALDEDYQRYRHATVDYLARRLMERGVPLVRPPGGHAVFIDAAAFCSHLSPRDYPGIGLVNALYLEGGVRAVELGSVMFGKARPGGDEEPAAHELVRLALPRRVYTQSHFDYVIEVIDAVWRTRDRIRPHHIVQQAPFLRHFTARFEAA from the coding sequence GTGCCGGCCCTGCTCCGCTCGGCGGCGGAGCCGGTCTCGAAGTCCGCGCGCAGGAGTCGCAAGTTGCGCACGATCATCGAGCCATTCCGAATTAAGATGACAGAAGCCTTGCCGCTGACGACGCGCGAAGCGCGCGCGGCTCGGCTTGCCTTCGCGCACAACAATGTCTTCCTGCTCGCGGCCGAGGATGTGACGATTGATCTTTTGACCGACAGCGGCACGGGCGCCATGTCGGATCGGCAGTGGGCGGCGCTAATGCTGGGTGATGAGAGCTACGCCGGAAGCCGCTCCTGGCGCAATTTCGAGCGCGTCGTGCGCGACATCACTGGATTTAAGCACATCTTCCCGACGCATCAAGGACGCGCGGCCGAACGCATCCTCGCTGCGACGCGTCTCAAGGCGAAGGAAATCGTCCCCAACAACAGCCACTTCGACACGACGCGCGCCAACATCGAATATGTGGGCGCCCAGGCGGTCGATCTGCTGACGCGAGAGGGCCGCGACCTTTATTCCGAGCAGCGCTTCAAGGGCGACATCGACCTCTTTGCGCTGGAGCGTCTGATCGAGACCGAGGGCGCGCAGAAAATCCCCTTCTGCATGATCACCGTCACGAACAATTCCGGCGGCGGACAGCCCGTGTCGATGCAAAACATCCGCGACGCGAAGCAACTCTTGAAGAAACACGGCGTTCCGCTCATTCTCGACGCCTGCCGCTTCGCCGAGAACGCCTATTTCATCAAACGCCACGAGGCCGGCTGGAGCGACAAGAGCCTCATCGAAATCGCTCGCGCGATGTTTTCCTTCGCCGATGGCGCGACGATGAGCGCGAAGAAGGACGGGCTGGCCAATATCGGCGGATTTTTCGGCTGCCACGACGATCAATGGGCGGAAGACTTCCGCAATCTCCTGATCCTTACCGAGGGTTTCCCGACTTACGGCGGCTTGGCCGGACGCGATCTCGAGGCGATCGCCGTCGGGCTGATGGAGGCGCTCGACGAGGACTACCAGCGCTATCGCCACGCCACCGTGGACTATCTCGCTCGAAGGCTCATGGAGCGAGGCGTGCCTCTCGTTCGGCCGCCGGGCGGTCACGCGGTGTTCATCGACGCCGCCGCCTTTTGCAGCCATCTCTCGCCGCGAGATTATCCGGGGATCGGCCTCGTCAACGCCCTCTACCTGGAAGGCGGCGTTCGCGCGGTCGAGCTCGGCAGCGTCATGTTCGGGAAGGCGCGGCCGGGAGGTGACGAAGAGCCGGCGGCGCATGAGCTGGTGCGGCTCGCCCTGCCCCGTCGCGTCTACACGCAGAGCCACTTCGACTATGTGATCGAGGTAATTGACGCTGTCTGGCGCACGCGCGACCGGATTCGCCCGCATCACATTGTTCAGCAGGCGCCATTCCTGCGCCACTTCACAGCGCGCTTTGAAGCCGCGTGA
- a CDS encoding Vgb family protein — translation MTFERFCLRRAAAPLFILAILSLPGAQRSFAADRSPAAGRFAILDAKAEAGLEPRVEFQEWATPTPGEHPHDPLATPDGAIWYTGQKANLLGRVDPSNGKIKEFPLPIRDSGPHGLVSDKDGAIWFTAQSGGYVGRLDPKTGQVREYFPKDARKIDPHTPIFDASGALWFTAQSANLIGRLDPAKGEMELLQSPTKDSLPYGVVMGADGSLYVAEFGANKIARIDPATRRIQEFGLPDEDARPRRIAATSDGFIWYTDFTRGRLGRLNPKTGEVVDWESPGGPQSGPYAIAVLDGEVWYAETGAEQNMLVRFDPTSQRFESWPIPGGGGVVRNMTATPGGSLALALSGVDRIAQVAIVRPGLDSAPRPRQ, via the coding sequence GTGACCTTTGAACGCTTTTGCCTGCGGCGGGCCGCCGCGCCGCTTTTCATCTTAGCCATCCTCTCGCTTCCGGGCGCACAACGCTCTTTCGCGGCGGACCGCTCGCCCGCCGCCGGGCGGTTCGCGATCCTCGACGCAAAGGCGGAGGCGGGACTCGAGCCGCGCGTCGAATTTCAGGAGTGGGCGACGCCAACCCCAGGCGAGCATCCGCATGATCCGCTCGCCACGCCCGACGGGGCGATTTGGTACACGGGGCAGAAGGCCAACCTGCTCGGACGCGTCGACCCGAGCAACGGCAAGATCAAGGAATTTCCCCTGCCAATTCGCGATTCCGGACCGCATGGACTGGTCTCGGACAAGGATGGGGCGATTTGGTTCACTGCGCAAAGCGGGGGCTATGTCGGTCGGCTGGATCCCAAGACCGGCCAGGTGCGCGAATATTTCCCCAAAGACGCGCGGAAAATCGACCCGCATACGCCCATCTTCGATGCGAGCGGCGCGCTGTGGTTCACGGCGCAATCCGCCAATCTGATCGGCCGGCTCGATCCGGCGAAGGGCGAGATGGAGCTACTGCAGTCGCCGACGAAGGATTCGCTTCCCTATGGCGTCGTCATGGGCGCTGACGGGTCGCTCTATGTCGCCGAATTTGGCGCCAACAAGATCGCGCGGATCGATCCCGCCACGCGGCGCATCCAGGAATTCGGATTGCCGGACGAGGACGCGCGGCCGCGCCGCATCGCCGCGACCAGCGACGGCTTCATCTGGTACACGGATTTTACGCGCGGTCGGCTGGGACGCTTGAATCCCAAGACCGGGGAGGTCGTCGATTGGGAGTCGCCCGGCGGCCCGCAATCTGGGCCCTACGCCATCGCAGTTCTCGACGGAGAGGTCTGGTACGCCGAGACCGGCGCCGAGCAGAACATGCTGGTTCGCTTCGATCCCACGAGCCAGCGCTTCGAGAGCTGGCCGATCCCGGGAGGGGGCGGCGTCGTGCGCAACATGACGGCGACGCCGGGCGGCAGTCTCGCTCTCGCGCTTAGCGGCGTGGATCGAATCGCACAGGTCGCGATCGTCCGTCCGGGGCTGGACTCAGCGCCAAGGCCTCGTCAATAA
- a CDS encoding DMT family transporter, with product MSAPETASVLIVSSGFLHAIVNSLLKAGKDKLSGRALIDGFSALLVAPLALVTPFPTGAWNWLALAWVVRLFYLVSLVNAFQHLDLLVAYPIARGVAPLLAAAAAVAFFNEPISGAVLCGALLVSFGILAIGGARGVDRRALGWSLLNGGCVALYTVIDAQGVRAAPSAESYIVWTFIGLGCGVSAVFALWRGPAFLVAAVEQWRPGLVAGALSVLSYGAALAAFRLGATPRLASLRESSILFATLIAVVFLGERLTRARAFGIGAIAAGAATLLFLR from the coding sequence ATGAGCGCCCCGGAAACGGCTTCCGTTCTTATCGTCTCGTCCGGATTCCTGCACGCGATTGTCAATTCGCTGCTCAAGGCCGGCAAGGACAAGCTTTCCGGAAGAGCGCTGATCGACGGCTTCAGCGCCCTGCTCGTCGCGCCGCTCGCCCTGGTCACACCCTTCCCGACCGGGGCGTGGAACTGGCTGGCGCTGGCCTGGGTCGTGCGGCTCTTCTATCTCGTGAGCCTCGTCAACGCCTTCCAGCATCTCGACTTGCTCGTCGCCTATCCGATCGCGCGCGGCGTGGCGCCTCTGCTTGCAGCAGCGGCAGCCGTCGCTTTCTTCAATGAGCCGATCTCGGGCGCGGTGCTTTGCGGCGCGCTGCTCGTCAGCTTCGGCATTCTCGCCATCGGCGGCGCCCGCGGCGTGGACCGCCGCGCGCTCGGCTGGAGCCTTCTCAACGGCGGCTGCGTCGCGCTCTACACCGTGATCGACGCGCAGGGCGTGCGCGCCGCGCCCTCGGCGGAAAGCTACATCGTCTGGACGTTCATCGGGCTCGGCTGTGGCGTGTCCGCGGTCTTCGCGCTATGGCGCGGCCCCGCGTTCCTGGTCGCTGCGGTCGAGCAATGGCGCCCGGGGCTGGTCGCGGGAGCGCTCTCCGTTCTCAGCTATGGCGCCGCCTTGGCGGCTTTTCGTCTCGGCGCGACGCCGCGACTGGCTTCCCTGCGCGAGAGCTCGATTCTCTTTGCGACCCTGATCGCGGTCGTGTTTCTCGGCGAGAGGCTGACGAGGGCTCGCGCGTTCGGCATTGGCGCGATCGCTGCGGGCGCTGCGACCCTGCTGTTTCTGCGCTGA
- the msrB gene encoding peptide-methionine (R)-S-oxide reductase MsrB codes for MNDMKAFPVTRTDEEWRARLTPEQYQVMRRHGTEPPGSCALNHEKRLGVFSCAGCDQPLFVSGRKFESGTGWPSFFEPLQGAIETSLDESYFMRRIEAHCSRCGSHLGHVFHDGPPPTGLRYCINGVALNFAPQ; via the coding sequence ATGAACGATATGAAGGCTTTTCCCGTCACCCGCACCGACGAGGAATGGCGCGCGCGGTTGACGCCGGAGCAATATCAGGTGATGCGGCGCCACGGCACCGAGCCGCCGGGAAGTTGCGCGCTCAACCACGAGAAGCGCCTGGGCGTCTTTTCTTGCGCCGGCTGCGACCAGCCGCTCTTCGTCTCGGGCCGCAAGTTCGAAAGCGGCACCGGCTGGCCGAGCTTTTTCGAGCCGCTTCAAGGAGCCATCGAGACGAGCCTTGACGAGAGCTATTTCATGCGCCGCATCGAGGCGCATTGCAGCCGCTGCGGCTCGCATCTCGGCCATGTCTTCCATGATGGGCCGCCGCCGACCGGCTTGCGCTATTGCATCAATGGAGTCGCGCTGAACTTCGCTCCCCAGTAA
- a CDS encoding formate--tetrahydrofolate ligase, producing the protein MTTATPAPSASGKNNQHISPKSDIEISQAAKMRPILDVAREKLGIPAEHVQPYGHYKGKIALDYLEQLESKPDGKLILVTAITPTPAGEGKTTTTVGLTDGLNFIGKKALCCLREPSLGPCFGVKGGAAGGGYAQVVPMEDINLHFTGDFHAIGAANNLLAALVDNHIYWGNSLGLDTRRISWRRVVDMNDRALRSIVSSLGGVSNGFSREDGFDITVASEVMAIFCLASSFADLQKRLGNIVVGQTREKKNIRSSEIKAAGSMAALLKDAIAPNLVQTLENNPAIIHGGPFANIAHGCNSVIATKAGLKLADYVVTEAGFGADLGAEKFFDIKCRKAGLKPDLTVIVATIRALKMHGGVAKDDLKTENVAALEAGFSNLKRHIGNVKKFGVPVLVTVNKFSSDTPAEMAALEKLCKAEGVDCVVADNWGSGGEGAAELARYAVATIEKQPSNFKPLYADDLPLVEKLRTIARELYGAADISYDSAIKSRFAELEKEGFGHFPVCVAKTQYSFSTDANAKGAPSGHVIPVRELRLSAGAEFVVAVCGDIMTMPGLPKVPAANNIEVGPDGRIQGLF; encoded by the coding sequence ATGACGACGGCAACGCCGGCGCCGAGCGCGAGCGGGAAGAACAACCAACATATTTCGCCCAAGTCCGACATCGAGATTTCCCAGGCCGCCAAAATGCGGCCCATCCTCGACGTGGCGCGCGAAAAGCTCGGCATTCCCGCCGAGCACGTTCAGCCCTACGGGCATTACAAGGGCAAGATTGCGCTCGATTACCTCGAGCAGCTCGAATCGAAGCCCGACGGCAAGTTGATCCTCGTCACCGCGATCACGCCCACGCCTGCGGGCGAAGGCAAGACGACGACGACAGTCGGGCTGACGGACGGCTTGAACTTCATCGGCAAGAAGGCGCTCTGCTGCCTGCGCGAGCCCTCGCTCGGACCCTGCTTCGGCGTCAAGGGCGGCGCGGCCGGCGGCGGCTACGCCCAGGTCGTGCCGATGGAGGACATCAACCTCCATTTCACCGGCGACTTCCACGCGATCGGCGCGGCCAACAACCTTCTCGCCGCGCTCGTCGACAACCACATCTATTGGGGCAACTCGCTCGGTCTCGACACCCGCCGCATCTCCTGGCGGCGCGTCGTTGATATGAACGACCGCGCGTTGCGGTCGATCGTCTCCTCGCTCGGCGGGGTCTCCAACGGATTTTCGCGCGAAGACGGGTTCGACATCACGGTCGCCTCCGAGGTCATGGCGATCTTTTGCCTCGCCTCAAGTTTTGCGGACCTGCAGAAGCGCCTCGGCAACATCGTCGTCGGCCAGACGCGCGAGAAAAAGAACATTCGCTCCTCTGAGATCAAGGCGGCGGGCTCGATGGCCGCGCTTTTGAAGGACGCGATCGCGCCCAATCTCGTGCAGACGCTCGAGAACAATCCGGCGATCATCCATGGCGGTCCCTTCGCCAACATCGCCCATGGCTGCAATTCGGTCATCGCGACCAAGGCCGGCCTCAAGCTCGCCGATTACGTCGTGACCGAAGCGGGCTTCGGCGCGGATCTGGGCGCGGAAAAATTCTTCGACATCAAGTGTCGCAAGGCGGGTCTGAAGCCCGATCTCACCGTGATCGTCGCCACGATCCGCGCGCTGAAGATGCACGGCGGAGTCGCCAAGGACGATCTCAAAACCGAGAACGTCGCCGCGCTCGAGGCCGGCTTCTCGAACCTCAAGCGCCACATCGGCAATGTTAAGAAGTTCGGCGTGCCGGTGCTCGTCACCGTCAACAAATTCTCCTCGGACACGCCGGCGGAGATGGCGGCGCTGGAGAAGCTCTGCAAGGCCGAGGGCGTCGACTGCGTCGTGGCCGACAATTGGGGCTCGGGTGGTGAAGGCGCTGCGGAGCTCGCCCGCTATGCAGTTGCGACGATCGAGAAACAACCCTCGAACTTCAAGCCGCTCTATGCCGACGATCTGCCGCTCGTCGAGAAGCTGCGCACGATTGCGCGCGAGCTTTACGGCGCTGCCGACATTTCCTACGACTCCGCCATCAAGTCGCGCTTCGCGGAACTCGAGAAGGAAGGCTTCGGCCATTTCCCGGTCTGCGTCGCGAAAACGCAGTACAGCTTCTCGACAGACGCGAATGCGAAGGGCGCGCCCTCGGGTCACGTGATCCCGGTGCGCGAGCTCCGCCTCTCGGCGGGAGCCGAGTTCGTCGTCGCGGTATGCGGCGACATCATGACCATGCCGGGCCTGCCCAAGGTTCCGGCGGCCAACAATATCGAAGTTGGGCCGGACGGGCGCATCCAGGGCCTGTTCTGA
- a CDS encoding aminotransferase class V-fold PLP-dependent enzyme: MSNSRIPGRNFLFVPGPTNLPDRVQRAMMVASEDHRSPIFPDLVKPLFPQLKKVFETEKAHAFIFPASGTGGWEAAITNTLSPGDKVLAQRFGQFSHLWIDLANRLGLEVVKQERPWGTGNDPELIEETLKADKNHEIKAVFATHNETATGVTSDIGAVRKAIDAAKHPALLFVDGVSSVASLPFHMDKWGVDVIVSGSQKGFMLPAGLLLMAASPKAVEAGKSNKSRRAYFEFQDMIKNNETGYFPYTPSIPLLHGLKESLAILFEEGLDQVYKRHHHLASGCRAAVEAWGLKTCAKEPKWNSDTVTAIVVPEGFDAAKVIATAYKRYNLALGAGLSEVAGKVFRIGHLGDLNELMLLGAIAGAEMAMLDNGIKIQPGSGVAAAQAVFRADPLLKV, translated from the coding sequence ATGTCGAATTCCAGAATTCCCGGCCGCAATTTTCTCTTTGTGCCGGGCCCGACCAATTTGCCGGATCGCGTGCAGCGCGCGATGATGGTCGCGTCCGAGGACCATCGCTCGCCCATCTTCCCCGATCTGGTGAAGCCGCTGTTCCCGCAGCTCAAGAAGGTCTTCGAGACCGAAAAGGCTCACGCCTTCATCTTCCCGGCGTCGGGCACTGGCGGCTGGGAAGCAGCGATCACCAACACGCTTTCGCCCGGCGACAAGGTGCTTGCGCAGCGCTTCGGCCAATTCTCGCATCTGTGGATCGACCTTGCGAACCGTCTCGGTCTCGAGGTCGTCAAGCAGGAGCGTCCCTGGGGCACCGGCAATGATCCGGAGCTGATCGAAGAGACGCTGAAGGCCGACAAGAACCACGAGATCAAGGCCGTCTTCGCCACGCACAACGAGACGGCGACAGGCGTGACCTCCGACATCGGCGCGGTGCGCAAGGCCATCGACGCGGCGAAGCACCCCGCGCTGCTCTTCGTCGACGGCGTGTCCTCGGTGGCGTCGCTGCCGTTCCACATGGACAAGTGGGGCGTCGACGTGATCGTGTCCGGCTCGCAGAAGGGCTTCATGCTCCCGGCCGGCCTGCTGCTGATGGCGGCGAGCCCCAAGGCGGTCGAGGCGGGCAAGTCCAACAAGTCCAGGCGCGCCTATTTCGAATTCCAGGACATGATCAAGAACAACGAGACCGGCTATTTCCCCTACACGCCGTCGATCCCGTTGCTGCACGGCCTCAAGGAATCGCTGGCGATCCTCTTCGAGGAAGGTCTCGATCAGGTTTACAAGCGCCACCATCACCTCGCCAGTGGCTGCCGCGCCGCAGTCGAGGCGTGGGGCCTCAAGACCTGCGCCAAGGAGCCGAAGTGGAACTCGGACACGGTGACGGCGATCGTCGTGCCGGAGGGCTTTGACGCGGCCAAGGTCATCGCCACCGCCTATAAGCGCTACAATCTGGCGCTCGGCGCCGGTCTCTCCGAGGTCGCGGGCAAGGTCTTCCGCATCGGCCATCTGGGCGATCTCAACGAGCTGATGCTGCTCGGCGCCATCGCCGGCGCGGAGATGGCGATGCTCGACAACGGCATCAAGATCCAGCCCGGTTCCGGCGTCGCCGCCGCCCAGGCTGTCTTTCGCGCCGACCCGCTTCTGAAGGTCTAA